One Natrinema longum genomic window carries:
- the rnhB gene encoding ribonuclease HII — protein sequence MPFGVDEAGKGPALGSMFAAAVSLEDPADLPDGIRDSKRLTPARREELAATLRDDDGIAVGVTEVTPARIDDPETDMNSLAVAAHAEAIEDAVANRDRDAGAASDPISGLCDACDTDADRFARRVAAACSLESIAVDARHGADDESPLVGAASIVAKVERDAHVAALADEYGEIGSGYPGDATTREFLAAYVDEHRELPPFARESWSTCEDALAAAEQTGLEQF from the coding sequence ATGCCATTCGGCGTCGACGAGGCCGGCAAGGGCCCCGCCCTGGGATCGATGTTCGCCGCGGCCGTCTCCCTCGAGGACCCGGCCGACCTCCCCGACGGAATCAGGGATTCGAAGCGGCTCACGCCCGCTCGACGCGAGGAACTGGCGGCGACCCTGCGGGACGACGATGGGATCGCGGTCGGCGTCACCGAAGTCACGCCGGCACGGATCGACGACCCCGAGACGGACATGAACTCGCTCGCGGTTGCGGCCCACGCCGAGGCGATCGAGGACGCCGTTGCGAACCGCGACCGCGACGCCGGTGCCGCGAGCGACCCGATTTCCGGGCTCTGTGACGCTTGCGACACCGACGCCGACCGGTTCGCACGCCGGGTCGCGGCGGCCTGCTCTCTCGAGTCGATCGCCGTCGACGCACGTCACGGAGCCGACGACGAGTCGCCGCTGGTCGGCGCGGCGAGCATCGTCGCCAAGGTCGAACGCGACGCACACGTCGCCGCCCTCGCCGACGAGTACGGGGAGATCGGCAGCGGCTATCCGGGCGATGCGACCACCCGCGAGTTCCTCGCGGCGTACGTCGACGAACACCGCGAACTCCCGCCGTTCGCACGCGAATCGTGGTCGACCTGCGAAGACGCGCTCGCCGCGGCCGAACAGACCGGCCTCGAGCAGTTTTAG
- a CDS encoding tRNA pseudouridine(54/55) synthase Pus10, giving the protein MITEDARALLATGAVCDSCLGRPFAERSFGLTNAERGRALRTTVALADDEDFDPTDPADCWVCEGYCGTFDAIAETIVEVLEGVDFATYQVGTRVPPLVEENERLLREDADLEPEVGESMKREMNREVGRRVGAKTDTEVDFDRPDVLAVVDLEGFDPRETLESGTVTSHAVDVQINPAFVYGRYRKLERDIPQTEWPCRECGGSGSQLGDGGEEPCEYCGGSGYMYDTSVEQVVRPHVVAAMDGDEGTFHGAGREDVDARMLEGGRPFVLEVKRPQTRDPDPETLEREINEAADGAVEVAGLRLATYEMVERVKEHDASKQYRADVEFAEPVDEDALETALAELEGTTVDQYTPERVDHRRAGLTRERTVYGIGADLRSPTEAEVRIHGEGGLYVKELVSSDGGRTEPSLAGVLETDAEVTALDVTAVEGEDEPFELEEYFLDEPRDDAEPASGDA; this is encoded by the coding sequence ATGATCACGGAAGACGCCCGCGCGTTGCTGGCGACCGGAGCCGTCTGTGACTCCTGTCTCGGGCGGCCCTTCGCCGAGCGGAGTTTCGGGCTGACCAACGCCGAACGCGGTCGGGCGCTACGGACGACGGTCGCGCTGGCCGACGACGAGGACTTCGATCCCACCGATCCCGCGGACTGCTGGGTCTGTGAGGGGTACTGTGGCACGTTCGACGCCATCGCCGAGACGATCGTCGAGGTCCTCGAGGGCGTCGACTTCGCCACCTATCAGGTCGGCACACGGGTGCCGCCGCTGGTCGAGGAGAACGAGCGACTCCTCCGTGAGGACGCCGACCTCGAGCCCGAGGTCGGGGAGTCGATGAAACGCGAGATGAACCGCGAAGTGGGACGACGCGTCGGTGCGAAGACGGACACCGAGGTCGACTTCGATCGGCCCGATGTCCTCGCCGTCGTCGATCTCGAGGGGTTCGATCCGCGCGAAACCCTCGAGTCGGGAACCGTCACGAGCCACGCGGTCGACGTCCAGATCAACCCCGCGTTCGTCTACGGCCGGTATCGCAAACTCGAGCGGGACATCCCACAGACGGAGTGGCCCTGTCGGGAGTGTGGCGGCAGCGGGAGTCAGCTGGGCGACGGCGGCGAGGAACCCTGCGAGTACTGCGGCGGCTCCGGGTATATGTACGACACGAGCGTCGAACAGGTCGTTCGCCCCCACGTCGTCGCGGCCATGGACGGCGACGAGGGCACCTTCCACGGCGCGGGACGGGAGGACGTCGACGCCCGCATGCTCGAGGGCGGTCGGCCGTTCGTCCTCGAGGTGAAACGACCGCAGACGCGCGATCCCGATCCCGAAACGCTCGAGCGCGAGATCAACGAGGCCGCCGACGGGGCAGTCGAGGTCGCGGGACTCCGGCTGGCGACCTACGAGATGGTCGAGCGGGTCAAGGAACACGACGCGAGCAAACAGTACCGGGCAGACGTCGAGTTCGCGGAGCCGGTCGACGAAGACGCCCTCGAGACGGCGCTCGCCGAACTCGAGGGGACGACCGTCGATCAGTACACCCCCGAACGGGTCGACCACCGGCGAGCCGGACTGACCCGCGAGCGGACGGTGTACGGGATCGGTGCCGATCTCCGCTCGCCGACCGAGGCCGAAGTCCGGATCCACGGCGAAGGCGGCCTCTACGTGAAGGAACTCGTCAGCAGCGACGGCGGCCGGACCGAGCCGAGCCTGGCGGGCGTCCTCGAGACCGACGCCGAGGTGACGGCACTGGACGTGACCGCCGTCGAAGGCGAAGACGAGCCGTTCGAACTCGAGGAGTACTTCCTGGACGAACCACGCGACGACGCCGAACCGGCATCGGGAGACGCCTGA
- a CDS encoding S1C family serine protease, translating into MHDSRLGRRSFLAAASAGLAGAVAGCAEPRVDSSIEGDSSYTIDRGNLAAGSAFTDLYNAIIEAVTQVRVFGIEDPATGAEGRGQGSGFLYDERHVVTNDHVIADGEVADLQYITGDWTSTTLAGRDYHSDLAVLEVDHVPDGVTPLSLTDRRPVVGQQVAAVGNPYGLEGTMSTGIVSGVDRTLDFPDRQFAYPNVVQTDAAVNPGNSGGPLVDLEGDVVGVINSGGGDNIGFAISAALAERVIPALVETGSYDHSEMGIERRPVDRLVAEANDLEAATGVIVTDVVDGSGADGVLQPSTGTVQRRGESLPVGGDVVLAMDGHPIPDHHALATYLALETSPGDTVTIRLRRDGETITRELTLDSRPTISR; encoded by the coding sequence ATGCACGATTCCCGACTGGGTCGGCGCTCGTTTCTCGCGGCTGCGAGCGCCGGGCTCGCCGGTGCCGTCGCCGGCTGTGCCGAGCCCCGAGTCGACAGTTCGATCGAGGGAGACTCGTCCTATACGATCGACCGGGGGAACCTCGCGGCGGGATCCGCCTTTACCGACCTCTACAACGCGATCATCGAAGCGGTCACCCAGGTCCGCGTGTTCGGTATCGAGGACCCCGCAACCGGCGCGGAGGGGCGTGGGCAGGGGTCGGGGTTTCTCTACGACGAGCGTCACGTCGTCACCAACGATCACGTCATCGCCGACGGCGAGGTGGCCGACCTCCAGTACATCACTGGCGACTGGACGAGCACCACGCTCGCCGGTCGCGACTACCACAGCGATCTGGCCGTCCTCGAGGTCGACCACGTTCCCGACGGGGTGACGCCGCTCTCCCTGACCGACCGACGACCCGTCGTCGGGCAACAGGTCGCCGCCGTCGGCAACCCCTACGGGCTCGAGGGGACGATGTCGACCGGAATCGTCAGCGGCGTCGACCGGACGCTCGACTTCCCCGATCGGCAGTTCGCCTACCCGAACGTCGTTCAGACCGACGCCGCCGTCAATCCCGGTAACAGCGGCGGTCCGCTCGTCGACCTCGAGGGCGACGTCGTCGGGGTGATCAACTCCGGCGGCGGCGACAACATCGGGTTCGCGATCTCGGCGGCGCTCGCCGAACGCGTGATCCCGGCGCTCGTCGAGACCGGCTCGTACGATCACTCCGAGATGGGGATCGAACGCAGACCCGTCGACCGCCTCGTCGCCGAAGCGAACGACCTCGAGGCGGCGACAGGGGTCATCGTCACGGATGTCGTCGACGGCTCCGGTGCGGACGGTGTCTTGCAGCCGTCCACGGGGACCGTCCAGCGACGGGGCGAATCGCTCCCCGTCGGCGGCGACGTCGTCCTCGCGATGGACGGGCACCCGATCCCCGACCATCACGCACTCGCGACGTATCTCGCACTCGAGACCAGTCCCGGAGACACGGTCACGATTCGCCTTCGGCGGGACGGGGAGACGATCACACGCGAGCTGACGCTTGATTCCAGGCCGACAATATCGAGATAA
- a CDS encoding DUF7511 domain-containing protein produces the protein MTDADVHLPDSEEPTVQFDHVTIENDNAPDECAIFPHGASEDELMTNWITAHDDSFVDLQSMR, from the coding sequence ATGACCGATGCCGACGTTCACCTGCCAGATAGCGAGGAACCGACTGTCCAGTTCGATCACGTGACGATCGAAAACGACAACGCTCCCGACGAGTGTGCGATCTTTCCGCATGGGGCCAGCGAGGACGAACTGATGACCAACTGGATCACGGCCCACGACGACTCGTTCGTCGACCTCCAGTCGATGCGATAG
- a CDS encoding HVO_A0556 family zinc finger protein translates to MAKSEPSQSGGDRQLLAMLEGRSCHHCSEGELERASYKDNRAVICDSCGTPRVQLWSVPLD, encoded by the coding sequence ATGGCAAAATCAGAGCCCTCGCAGTCGGGCGGCGACCGACAGTTGCTCGCGATGCTCGAGGGACGGTCCTGTCACCACTGTTCGGAGGGCGAACTCGAGCGGGCAAGCTACAAGGACAACAGGGCGGTCATCTGTGACAGCTGTGGGACGCCACGGGTACAGCTCTGGTCGGTCCCGCTCGATTAG
- a CDS encoding metal-dependent hydrolase produces the protein MWPWGHLAVAYLLYTAVTRRRFDSPPRAIPTIALAIGSQMPDLIDKPLAWNFGLLPGGRTLSHSLLVVAVLVPFVRAIADRLERRAVGMAFLVGYCSHLCSDVPPGVLSGEFASASYLLWPILEQPPEDPVAGILDAILHYYAMGSYEWVQIGLFAVAVVIWYRDGAPGLGLARTVLERRPSV, from the coding sequence ATGTGGCCCTGGGGACACCTCGCCGTCGCCTATCTCCTGTACACGGCCGTGACCCGTCGCCGATTCGATAGCCCCCCGCGTGCCATCCCCACGATCGCGCTCGCGATCGGGTCACAGATGCCCGACCTGATCGACAAACCCCTCGCGTGGAATTTCGGGCTCCTGCCCGGCGGTCGAACCCTCTCACACTCGCTTCTCGTCGTCGCCGTCCTCGTTCCGTTCGTCCGCGCCATCGCGGATCGACTCGAGCGCCGTGCGGTCGGCATGGCGTTTCTCGTCGGTTACTGCTCGCATCTCTGCTCGGACGTGCCACCCGGCGTGCTCTCGGGGGAGTTCGCGAGCGCGTCGTATCTCCTGTGGCCGATCCTCGAACAGCCACCCGAAGACCCCGTGGCCGGCATTCTCGATGCGATCCTCCACTACTACGCGATGGGGTCCTACGAGTGGGTCCAGATCGGGCTCTTTGCCGTTGCCGTCGTGATCTGGTACCGCGACGGTGCGCCCGGACTCGGGCTGGCCCGGACCGTCCTCGAGCGCCGACCCAGCGTTTGA
- the trmY gene encoding tRNA (pseudouridine(54)-N(1))-methyltransferase TrmY: MRQFVLIGHDVPTDGNFSLDDLAGGAGRLDALCRSITASFVTSHGIREAVRVHLIVQDEFTITFDGSDLRRLNPDERSTAALVRTALEHRDDAIGALPAEPSPGIELYRRGFEATLEAIADDGPIVQLHEDGEAVVDVGTDALADPIFVLSDHRDFSADETAVLEAFADRRLRLGPELLHADQAITVAHHYLDTDGYERF; this comes from the coding sequence ATGCGCCAGTTCGTGCTCATCGGTCACGACGTGCCCACCGACGGCAACTTCTCGCTCGACGACCTCGCAGGCGGTGCCGGCCGTCTCGACGCACTCTGCCGGTCGATCACCGCCTCGTTCGTCACCTCCCATGGGATCCGCGAGGCCGTTCGCGTTCACCTGATCGTCCAGGACGAGTTCACGATCACCTTCGACGGGAGCGACCTCCGGCGACTCAATCCCGACGAGCGAAGCACCGCCGCGCTCGTCCGTACGGCCCTCGAGCACCGCGACGACGCGATCGGCGCACTGCCCGCCGAACCCAGTCCCGGTATCGAACTCTACCGTCGCGGGTTCGAGGCCACCCTCGAGGCAATCGCCGACGACGGGCCGATCGTCCAGCTCCACGAGGACGGCGAGGCGGTCGTCGACGTGGGGACGGACGCGCTCGCGGATCCGATCTTCGTGTTGTCGGATCATCGTGACTTCAGCGCCGACGAAACGGCGGTCCTCGAGGCGTTCGCCGATCGGCGGCTTCGACTCGGACCCGAATTACTGCACGCGGATCAAGCGATCACGGTCGCACACCACTATCTGGATACGGACGGCTACGAGCGGTTTTGA
- a CDS encoding acetolactate synthase large subunit gives MQTASDLLVSCLEAEGVDRVFGVPGEEIEDLLFSLRDSSIRFVPTRHEQGAAFMADVHGRLTGEAGVCCSTLGPGATNLITGVADAQLDKSPVVAVTGQGSRERLHKESHQALDIVDVFEPLVAWNTQIAEPEITPESVRKAFKIAEYEKPGATHLEFPEDVASEAVDADPIPTRDPVRRPDPDAASAHRAARLIEAAERPIVLAGNGAVRTRTSEHIRAIVDRVGIPVVETYMGKGSISDREPASLMTLDSGPEGEAGLAIERADCVVAVGYDIAEHDPAGWNPDLEKTIVHVDYEPAEVYRHYNPDVEIVADVGAALSAIDDRLPDEACSLWCDDLHDRLLEAVTEAPAADDPVTVRNALPLLREAMADSDVLVSDVGSHKMAIAQSFPTYEPNTCVISNGLASMGIAVPGALAADLAVDSNVVAGTGDGGFMMNAAELETATRLACGFTTVVFDDEDYGLISEKQREHRGEHVGTALTTPDLVTFAESFGIEAYRPDTWAEIQAAFAEAVPSDELAVIHIRLK, from the coding sequence ATGCAGACGGCATCCGACCTGCTCGTTAGCTGTCTCGAGGCCGAAGGCGTCGACCGCGTCTTCGGGGTTCCGGGCGAGGAGATCGAGGACCTGCTGTTCTCGTTGCGCGACTCCTCGATTCGGTTCGTTCCGACGCGCCACGAACAGGGAGCCGCGTTCATGGCCGACGTTCACGGCCGCCTGACTGGCGAGGCGGGCGTCTGCTGCTCGACGCTCGGTCCCGGCGCGACGAACCTCATCACTGGGGTCGCCGACGCCCAACTCGACAAGAGCCCGGTCGTCGCGGTCACCGGCCAGGGGAGTCGGGAGCGACTGCACAAGGAGAGCCACCAGGCCCTGGATATCGTCGACGTCTTCGAGCCGCTCGTCGCGTGGAACACCCAGATCGCCGAGCCCGAGATCACGCCCGAATCGGTGCGAAAAGCGTTCAAGATCGCTGAATACGAGAAACCGGGTGCGACCCACCTCGAGTTCCCCGAAGACGTCGCGAGCGAGGCCGTCGACGCCGACCCGATCCCGACTCGTGATCCGGTTCGGCGACCGGATCCGGACGCGGCGTCGGCCCACCGAGCGGCGCGGTTGATCGAGGCCGCCGAGCGTCCGATCGTCCTCGCGGGCAACGGCGCAGTACGGACCCGCACGTCGGAGCACATCCGTGCCATCGTCGATCGCGTCGGGATTCCGGTCGTCGAGACGTACATGGGCAAGGGCTCGATCTCCGACCGCGAGCCGGCCTCGTTGATGACGCTCGATTCGGGGCCCGAGGGCGAGGCCGGACTGGCAATCGAACGAGCCGACTGCGTCGTCGCCGTCGGCTACGATATCGCCGAGCACGATCCTGCCGGTTGGAACCCCGACCTCGAGAAGACGATCGTCCACGTCGATTACGAACCCGCAGAGGTGTATCGACACTACAACCCCGACGTGGAGATCGTCGCCGACGTGGGCGCGGCGCTTTCCGCCATCGACGATCGCCTGCCCGACGAGGCGTGTTCGCTGTGGTGTGACGACCTCCACGACCGACTGCTCGAGGCGGTGACCGAGGCCCCGGCCGCGGACGATCCGGTGACGGTGAGAAACGCGTTGCCGCTGTTGCGCGAGGCGATGGCTGACTCGGACGTCCTCGTCTCGGACGTGGGCAGCCACAAGATGGCGATCGCCCAGTCGTTTCCGACCTACGAGCCGAATACGTGCGTGATCTCGAACGGCCTGGCGAGCATGGGGATCGCCGTCCCAGGCGCGCTCGCGGCCGATCTGGCGGTCGATTCGAACGTGGTCGCGGGGACCGGCGACGGCGGCTTCATGATGAACGCGGCGGAACTCGAGACCGCGACGCGGCTGGCGTGTGGATTCACGACCGTCGTCTTCGACGACGAGGATTACGGACTGATCTCCGAGAAGCAACGCGAGCATCGCGGCGAGCACGTCGGCACGGCGTTGACGACGCCCGATCTGGTGACGTTCGCCGAGAGCTTCGGCATCGAGGCCTATCGCCCCGACACGTGGGCCGAGATCCAGGCGGCGTTCGCCGAGGCCGTGCCCTCCGACGAGTTGGCGGTGATCCATATCCGACTCAAGTGA
- a CDS encoding PPOX class F420-dependent oxidoreductase produces MVSIPGKFHELFEKKTFAHVATLTEEGLPHVTPVWVDYDADENRLLVNTERGRQKERNAQHNPGVGVSMTDPDDPYRHLSVIGEVDEITTEGARAHIDELALRYMDTEEYPNPIETERVLLRIRPDRVL; encoded by the coding sequence ATGGTATCGATACCCGGGAAGTTCCACGAGCTGTTCGAAAAGAAGACGTTCGCCCACGTCGCGACGTTGACCGAGGAGGGGCTCCCCCACGTTACGCCGGTATGGGTCGACTACGACGCCGACGAGAACCGGCTCCTGGTCAACACCGAACGCGGCCGCCAGAAGGAGCGAAACGCTCAGCACAACCCCGGCGTCGGCGTCAGTATGACCGACCCGGACGACCCCTATCGGCATCTCTCGGTGATCGGGGAAGTCGACGAGATCACGACCGAGGGTGCTCGAGCACATATCGACGAACTCGCCCTGCGATATATGGACACCGAGGAGTATCCGAACCCGATCGAGACGGAACGCGTCCTGCTGCGAATTCGGCCGGACCGCGTCTTGTGA
- a CDS encoding sulfatase-like hydrolase/transferase, which yields MTDPDTRTDRRCLEPEQDLDDVILITVDSWRADYCGFMGGPDDLTPTLDSLAEDGLVFENAIAPAPETNSSVATMLTGQYQNPSLESDGTDYTECTRNHMRTRRSLPQRFGELGYETAAFTANPWTSRYFDFDHDFDHFEDFMEQSLSAGFVDGGADQRGLIGDVAAQLANWYQGQDMFMNWEAFYGDVRAWLDGAESPYFLWLFLVDVHMPYFPPSGYRSRSRLLTYPANASLFAGQHELPFESVFRDVLVDSYEDSIRYTDEFFGQLTADVGGDPLIAITGDHGEAFGENGVYGHGPEVSEEMLHVPFVVANGPDETVERPFSLRDLPRLLPRLATGATFEDLLDTTVWARNYDPAVAIRGRDWRFEWRPDEQHVEVLENGEWERRRVPELELLGRELLESHIEAERERGRVLDAVDSLAAEAAL from the coding sequence ATGACCGATCCCGATACTCGAACCGACCGACGGTGCCTCGAGCCGGAGCAGGATCTCGATGACGTTATCCTGATCACCGTCGACAGCTGGCGGGCCGACTACTGCGGGTTCATGGGTGGTCCCGACGATCTCACACCGACGCTGGACTCGCTCGCCGAGGACGGACTCGTGTTCGAGAACGCGATCGCACCCGCCCCGGAGACGAACAGTTCCGTCGCGACGATGTTAACGGGGCAGTACCAGAACCCGTCGCTCGAGTCTGATGGAACTGATTACACGGAATGTACGCGAAACCACATGCGAACCCGTCGGTCGCTGCCCCAGCGGTTCGGTGAACTCGGGTACGAGACGGCCGCTTTCACGGCCAACCCCTGGACGTCGCGCTACTTCGACTTCGATCACGACTTCGACCACTTCGAGGATTTCATGGAACAGAGTCTTTCGGCGGGGTTCGTCGACGGCGGCGCCGACCAGCGCGGATTGATCGGTGACGTCGCCGCCCAACTCGCCAACTGGTACCAGGGTCAGGACATGTTCATGAATTGGGAGGCGTTCTACGGAGACGTTCGAGCGTGGCTCGATGGAGCGGAATCACCGTACTTCCTGTGGCTCTTCCTCGTCGACGTGCATATGCCGTATTTCCCCCCGAGTGGCTACCGCTCGCGGTCACGGCTGCTGACTTACCCCGCGAACGCCTCGCTGTTCGCCGGTCAGCACGAGCTCCCGTTCGAGTCGGTCTTTCGCGACGTGCTCGTCGACAGCTACGAGGATTCGATTCGATACACCGACGAGTTCTTCGGGCAGCTCACCGCGGACGTCGGCGGCGACCCGCTGATCGCGATCACCGGCGACCACGGCGAGGCCTTCGGCGAGAACGGCGTTTACGGTCACGGTCCGGAGGTTTCCGAGGAGATGTTGCACGTCCCGTTCGTCGTCGCGAACGGACCCGACGAGACGGTCGAGCGGCCGTTCTCTCTGCGCGACCTGCCCCGACTGCTTCCCAGGCTCGCGACCGGAGCGACGTTCGAGGACCTCCTCGATACCACCGTGTGGGCTCGCAACTACGATCCGGCGGTCGCGATCCGTGGTCGGGACTGGCGATTCGAGTGGCGACCGGACGAGCAACACGTCGAGGTCCTCGAGAACGGCGAGTGGGAACGCCGACGGGTACCGGAACTCGAGTTACTCGGACGAGAACTGCTCGAGAGCCACATCGAGGCCGAGCGTGAGCGTGGACGCGTCCTCGACGCGGTCGACTCGCTCGCGGCGGAGGCGGCCCTGTAG